One window of Methylococcus sp. EFPC2 genomic DNA carries:
- the selD gene encoding selenide, water dikinase SelD: MSEIRLTTLSHGGGCGCKIAPAVLTQMLAKLPLAAPFPDLLVGTETSDDAAVYRLNAHQAIVATTDFFMPIVDDAYEFGRIAATNALSDVYAMGGKPILALAVVGMPVDKLPVETVQAILAGGASVCAAAGIPIAGGHSIDSPEPIYGLVALGLVHPDKVKRNDRAQDGDVLILGKPLGVGVLSAALKKGQLDAAGYRLMMEHTTRLNSVGAALGELDDVHAMTDVTGFGLLGHLLEICRGSGLGADVAFSDLPLIGIAAELSRQGYATGAATRNWDSYGAEVVFEDGLSDWQRKLLCDPQTSGGLLVACDPAGADEVLRLFHSHDFDSARAIGRLRAGEALARVRA; the protein is encoded by the coding sequence ATGAGCGAAATCCGATTGACGACGCTGTCCCACGGCGGAGGCTGCGGTTGTAAGATCGCCCCGGCCGTGCTGACGCAAATGCTGGCAAAATTGCCCCTCGCCGCGCCGTTTCCCGACTTGCTGGTCGGGACTGAGACGAGCGATGACGCCGCGGTTTACCGGCTTAACGCGCATCAGGCCATAGTCGCCACCACCGATTTTTTCATGCCCATCGTCGACGACGCTTACGAGTTCGGCCGTATCGCGGCCACCAACGCGCTGTCCGATGTCTACGCCATGGGTGGCAAACCCATCCTGGCCCTGGCCGTGGTCGGTATGCCGGTCGACAAGCTCCCGGTGGAAACCGTGCAAGCCATCCTGGCCGGTGGCGCCTCGGTATGTGCCGCGGCGGGCATACCCATCGCGGGAGGGCATAGCATCGACTCGCCCGAGCCCATCTATGGTCTGGTCGCCCTCGGGCTGGTGCATCCGGACAAGGTGAAACGCAACGACCGGGCACAAGACGGCGACGTGCTGATCCTGGGCAAGCCGCTGGGAGTGGGTGTGCTGAGCGCCGCCCTGAAAAAAGGCCAGTTGGACGCCGCCGGCTACCGGCTGATGATGGAACACACCACCCGCTTGAACAGCGTGGGCGCGGCCTTGGGCGAGTTGGACGACGTGCATGCCATGACCGACGTGACCGGCTTCGGTCTTCTGGGGCATCTGCTGGAAATCTGCCGCGGATCGGGTCTGGGTGCGGATGTCGCGTTCAGTGACCTTCCCCTCATCGGGATCGCGGCGGAACTGTCCAGGCAGGGTTACGCCACCGGAGCTGCCACCCGCAACTGGGACAGCTACGGGGCGGAGGTGGTGTTCGAAGACGGCTTGTCCGACTGGCAGCGCAAGCTGCTTTGCGATCCCCAGACGAGCGGTGGGTTACTGGTCGCCTGCGATCCAGCCGGCGCGGACGAGGTGCTGCGTTTGTTCCACAGCCACGATTTCGACTCCGCCCGCGCCATCGGCCGGCTGCGAGCGGGGGAAGCGCTGGCCAGGGTCCGGGCTTGA
- a CDS encoding EAL domain-containing protein, producing MGHADPHDVLPFLTLADAAMRGGGSTRFFSLHWKGLLALSLLLIGLSATFAVLNYVHLKSQFRTQQDIRLSTLRSQFKGMIERSTDRLERLGLVLAALGDFEQLSTKGGKAEFGKQQSRYASMRYELDVERMGFFTPEGESLWQWSPTVIPDLSHERQQAALKDVRENERPVSVFGCEPVCTLHVFVPVLQNRRNHGIIQLSQRIADLVIDFRALTNTDLAILVPAEPTAPAELKHWQLRTAALSSAQTLTELMQHLDERFRGPRALSKQSWLSWQGKDYSLHAIPLAELTGGGEGVLLFIADVSVEAAEVRRGIQEGLWVTGAALVVAELLLLLLVRLPLLHLKRLAEALPLLAQGGYGDTRRRLNQHAPSARLRDEIDILTEASVRLSYQLEQTHHALTAERDFVQGLFDTAQVLILTQTGAGHVDTVNEFTAQLMGLSTGELSGKRFVDLIEVDHQDAELRQQLETLVDHLQRRLEHESVLLCADGRMRHVVWVHTRLRQEHADGVAVLSVGLDVTDRIEAESRMRWLASHDSLTGLVNRARFREEVEQSFLLAQRGSHSALLLFDLDHFKDINDSSGHPAGDALLTLFADQLRTCSRKTDVLARLGGDEFAVLLRESDRVGAERYAEHITRQLDGMPFHFEGRSYRVSASIGIALIPQHGNSVEEIMANVDIAMYQAKRTGRCRWHIFSYSEGERSETEQRVYWRSVITKCLAEVGGAILHFQPVVRAVSGDVVYHEALIRLRLDDGRIAFPGEFLDAAMRSQLMYAIDSFVTAEALRILKNDQSARLSVNLSAAALDDPRWAQGFKDAVRDGELDPSRVHFEITETAAIADLKAAQKIMDDLNHIGFAFALDDFGAGFASFFYLKHLPIKYVKIDRSFISKLATDKGDRAFVTALTALAHGYDQKVIAEGVEDGETLALLRDLGVDFLQGYFIGRPGPARLETAAGEHALAFEF from the coding sequence TTGGGACATGCTGACCCTCATGATGTCCTACCGTTTCTGACGCTGGCGGACGCGGCGATGCGCGGCGGGGGAAGCACACGGTTTTTCAGCCTGCACTGGAAGGGATTGTTGGCCCTCAGCCTCTTATTGATCGGGCTAAGCGCCACGTTCGCCGTGCTCAATTATGTGCATCTGAAGAGCCAGTTCAGAACGCAGCAAGACATCAGGTTGAGCACCTTGCGCTCGCAATTCAAGGGCATGATCGAACGATCGACGGATCGACTGGAGCGCCTCGGCCTCGTGCTGGCCGCCTTGGGCGATTTCGAGCAGCTATCGACCAAGGGGGGCAAGGCGGAATTCGGCAAGCAGCAGTCCCGCTATGCCAGCATGCGCTACGAATTGGATGTCGAGCGCATGGGGTTTTTTACTCCGGAAGGCGAATCCCTCTGGCAATGGAGCCCGACGGTCATCCCCGATCTGTCGCACGAACGCCAGCAAGCGGCGCTCAAGGACGTGCGCGAAAACGAACGGCCGGTCTCGGTGTTTGGCTGCGAGCCGGTCTGCACCCTGCATGTGTTCGTTCCCGTCCTGCAAAACCGCCGCAATCACGGCATCATCCAGTTGAGCCAGCGCATCGCCGATCTGGTCATCGATTTTCGCGCCCTCACGAATACCGATCTCGCCATCCTCGTGCCGGCCGAGCCCACCGCGCCCGCCGAACTCAAGCACTGGCAACTGCGCACGGCGGCCTTGTCCAGCGCCCAGACGCTCACCGAGCTGATGCAGCACCTCGATGAACGATTCCGCGGCCCACGCGCCCTGAGCAAGCAGAGCTGGCTGTCCTGGCAGGGCAAGGACTATAGCTTGCATGCCATCCCGCTGGCGGAGTTGACGGGCGGCGGTGAGGGCGTTTTGCTCTTCATCGCCGACGTCAGCGTCGAGGCGGCGGAAGTCCGGCGCGGTATACAGGAAGGCCTATGGGTTACGGGCGCCGCCCTGGTTGTCGCCGAGTTGCTGCTGCTGCTCTTGGTGCGCCTGCCTTTGCTCCATCTAAAACGGCTCGCTGAAGCCTTGCCTCTGTTGGCCCAGGGAGGCTACGGCGATACTCGCCGGCGCTTGAATCAACATGCGCCTTCGGCGCGGCTGCGGGATGAAATCGACATCCTGACGGAGGCCTCCGTCCGCCTATCGTACCAACTGGAACAAACCCACCACGCGCTGACCGCGGAAAGGGATTTCGTACAGGGATTGTTCGACACCGCCCAGGTTCTCATCCTGACCCAGACGGGGGCAGGCCATGTCGATACGGTCAATGAATTCACCGCCCAACTCATGGGCCTGAGCACCGGCGAACTGAGCGGCAAGCGCTTCGTCGACCTGATCGAAGTCGACCACCAGGATGCCGAGCTTCGCCAACAGCTCGAAACCCTGGTCGACCATCTGCAACGCCGGCTCGAACACGAATCGGTACTCCTGTGCGCCGACGGGCGTATGCGCCATGTGGTCTGGGTGCATACCCGGTTGCGCCAGGAGCACGCGGATGGCGTGGCCGTGCTATCGGTCGGGCTGGACGTGACCGATCGCATCGAAGCCGAGTCCCGCATGAGGTGGCTGGCCAGCCACGATTCCCTGACCGGTCTGGTTAATCGGGCGCGATTCCGCGAGGAAGTCGAGCAGAGTTTCCTGCTCGCGCAGCGCGGTTCGCATTCGGCGCTATTGCTGTTCGACCTCGACCATTTCAAGGACATCAATGACAGCAGCGGGCACCCGGCGGGCGATGCCTTGCTGACGCTTTTTGCCGATCAGTTGCGGACATGCTCGCGGAAAACCGATGTGCTTGCGCGCTTGGGGGGGGACGAGTTTGCCGTTCTGCTCAGAGAGAGTGATCGGGTCGGCGCCGAACGATACGCCGAACACATCACCCGGCAGCTCGACGGAATGCCTTTCCATTTCGAAGGACGGAGCTACCGCGTCTCGGCCAGCATCGGCATCGCGCTGATTCCCCAGCACGGGAATTCGGTCGAGGAAATCATGGCGAACGTCGATATCGCCATGTACCAGGCGAAGCGGACAGGGCGCTGCCGCTGGCACATCTTTTCCTATTCGGAGGGCGAGCGGAGCGAAACCGAACAGCGCGTTTATTGGCGCAGCGTCATCACCAAGTGTCTGGCCGAAGTCGGCGGCGCAATACTGCATTTTCAACCCGTCGTGCGTGCCGTGAGCGGGGACGTCGTATATCACGAAGCCTTGATACGACTGAGACTGGACGATGGCCGCATAGCCTTCCCCGGCGAGTTCCTGGACGCCGCCATGCGCTCCCAGCTCATGTACGCGATCGACAGTTTCGTGACGGCGGAAGCGCTCCGGATCCTGAAAAACGATCAAAGCGCCCGCCTTTCCGTCAACTTGTCCGCCGCCGCTCTGGACGACCCGCGCTGGGCCCAGGGATTCAAGGACGCGGTGCGAGACGGCGAGTTGGATCCGTCCCGTGTCCATTTCGAAATTACCGAAACGGCGGCCATCGCCGATCTGAAGGCGGCGCAAAAGATCATGGACGACCTCAACCACATCGGTTTTGCCTTTGCCCTGGACGACTTTGGCGCGGGCTTCGCCTCATTCTTCTACCTGAAGCATCTGCCGATCAAATACGTGAAAATCGACCGCTCATTCATCAGCAAGCTGGCGACCGACAAGGGCGACCGGGCGTTCGTCACCGCCCTGACCGCGCTCGCGCATGGCTACGATCAAAAGGTCATCGCCGAAGGCGTGGAGGACGGCGAAACCCTGGCTTTATTGCGCGACCTCGGCGTTGATTTCCTGCAAGGCTATTTCATCGGGCGGCCGGGTCCCGCGCGACTCGAAACTGCCGCTGGGGAGCATGCGCTGGCGTTCGAGTTCTGA
- a CDS encoding phosphate/phosphite/phosphonate ABC transporter substrate-binding protein, which produces MAEKLIVGAVAHTPEVVTIWEGYRAYFVDHGLPFDYVLFSNYEHQVEAQFDGTLHLAWNSPLAWLRADRIAKARGLAVSVVAMRDCDRDLRSVIVVRADDEVDSPADLRGKTIGFGAVDSPQASLIPLAHLRLLGLRAGRDFNVRRFDVNSGKHGNHVDGEREAAAALMAGEIDAACMIEGNHSSFANDAVLTPGSTRVLARTDPYDHCNFTASPGAPVFQIMRFVDLLLALPGEKPAAHPRLKQEGLGHWVPGRTTGYSLLQRAVDEHGFYGRDGSILASDYRY; this is translated from the coding sequence ATGGCTGAAAAATTGATCGTGGGTGCGGTTGCCCATACGCCCGAAGTGGTGACCATTTGGGAAGGCTACAGAGCGTATTTCGTCGATCACGGGCTGCCTTTCGACTACGTCCTTTTTTCCAACTACGAGCATCAGGTGGAGGCGCAATTCGATGGCACTCTTCATCTTGCCTGGAACTCGCCCCTGGCCTGGCTTAGGGCCGATCGCATCGCCAAGGCGCGAGGACTAGCCGTTTCCGTGGTGGCCATGCGCGATTGCGATCGCGATTTGCGCTCGGTGATCGTGGTCCGCGCCGACGATGAGGTCGACTCGCCCGCCGATTTACGGGGGAAAACCATAGGATTCGGCGCCGTCGATTCTCCCCAGGCCTCGCTGATTCCTCTCGCCCATCTCAGACTGCTCGGCCTGCGAGCCGGCCGCGACTTCAACGTTCGGCGTTTCGATGTGAACAGCGGCAAGCACGGCAACCACGTCGACGGGGAGCGCGAGGCCGCCGCCGCCTTGATGGCGGGTGAAATCGATGCCGCCTGCATGATAGAGGGCAACCATTCGAGCTTCGCCAACGACGCCGTTCTGACGCCGGGCAGCACCCGCGTGCTGGCGCGGACCGACCCCTACGATCATTGCAACTTCACCGCGAGCCCCGGCGCACCGGTATTCCAGATCATGCGCTTCGTCGATCTGTTGCTCGCCCTGCCCGGCGAAAAACCCGCAGCTCATCCCCGGCTGAAGCAGGAAGGACTGGGGCACTGGGTGCCGGGTCGCACCACAGGCTATTCCCTGCTTCAGCGAGCGGTGGACGAACACGGTTTTTACGGCCGCGATGGCAGCATACTCGCCAGCGATTATCGATATTGA
- the selB gene encoding selenocysteine-specific translation elongation factor, giving the protein MIVGTAGHIDHGKTALVKALTGVDADRLAEEKARGITIDLGYAYTPLANGDILGFVDVPGHERFIHNMLAGVTGIDFALLVVAADDGPMPQTLEHLQILDLLGIRRGAVALTKTDLVEADRIAEVAEEICVLLEGTELAGSPVFPVSAVTGSGMAELRAHLETAAQNLGERTGRSAIEIRNPLPLGEGRVRVKALDISTISSRTSSADALTPTPLSEGEGLNSPASTTRGGCFRFAIDRCFTVAGAGTVVTGTVFSGRVAVGDKLLLSPSGRPVRVRGIHAQNRPAEMGLVGQRCALNLADVDKQQVQRGDWVLAPELHLPTTRLDVRLKLLAGEAHSLKHWTPVHVHLGAFHATGRVALLRDEPLQPGDSALAQLVLDKPTCAVHGDRFVLRDASALHTLAGGWVLDAQPPQRGRRSVQRLDILSTWELPAPKLQLQALLAASPNGVDLRAFAANANLTAAEMAGLRQNLELSLVEGTKPLAFAPDHWAALRQAVIETLRKEHEDVPDSLGLNAEQLRLRAAPRLDRAAFAQVLAELLEDGECARDGSWWHLPGHRITLSESDEALWQRIAPLLLEQPFQPPRVRDIARAEALEEAAVRKLLIQVACMGQVYKVAHDHYFDRTAVAQLADIVRDLARQAPDGAVAAAEFRDRIATGRKLAIHILEYFDRIGLTRRLGDAHRLRNHGLQL; this is encoded by the coding sequence CGGCAAGACCGCCCTGGTCAAGGCGCTCACCGGGGTGGACGCGGATCGCCTTGCGGAAGAAAAAGCGCGCGGCATCACCATCGATCTGGGTTATGCCTATACGCCGCTGGCCAACGGCGACATCCTCGGCTTCGTGGACGTACCCGGCCACGAGCGCTTCATCCACAACATGCTGGCTGGAGTGACCGGCATCGACTTCGCTCTGCTGGTCGTGGCCGCGGACGACGGCCCCATGCCGCAGACCCTGGAGCATCTGCAAATTCTTGATCTGCTTGGCATCCGGCGCGGCGCGGTGGCGTTGACCAAGACCGATCTCGTCGAAGCGGACCGGATCGCCGAAGTCGCCGAGGAAATTTGCGTGCTGCTGGAAGGTACCGAGCTCGCCGGTAGCCCGGTTTTTCCGGTCTCCGCCGTCACGGGCTCAGGGATGGCCGAACTGCGCGCGCACCTCGAAACCGCTGCCCAGAATTTAGGGGAGCGGACCGGTCGGAGTGCTATTGAAATAAGGAACCCTCTCCCCTTGGGAGAGGGCAGGGTGAGGGTTAAAGCGCTTGATATTTCAACGATTTCATCACGTACATCAAGCGCAGATGCCCTCACCCCAACCCCTCTCTCAGAAGGAGAGGGGCTTAATTCACCGGCATCGACCACCCGGGGAGGCTGCTTCCGGTTCGCCATAGACCGGTGCTTCACCGTAGCCGGTGCGGGCACGGTGGTGACCGGCACGGTCTTTTCGGGACGAGTGGCTGTGGGCGACAAGCTCCTGCTGTCGCCCTCGGGCCGACCGGTGCGGGTGCGCGGCATTCACGCCCAGAACCGTCCGGCCGAAATGGGGCTGGTCGGCCAGCGTTGCGCGCTCAATCTGGCCGACGTGGACAAACAGCAGGTGCAACGGGGTGATTGGGTGCTGGCGCCGGAACTCCATCTACCTACAACACGCCTGGACGTGCGGCTCAAGCTCCTGGCCGGCGAAGCCCACTCCTTGAAACACTGGACGCCCGTACACGTACATCTGGGTGCTTTCCATGCCACCGGGCGGGTAGCCTTGTTGCGGGACGAGCCATTGCAACCCGGCGACAGCGCCCTCGCGCAACTGGTGCTCGACAAACCCACCTGCGCCGTCCACGGCGACCGTTTCGTCCTGCGCGACGCGTCGGCGCTGCATACGCTCGCCGGCGGTTGGGTGCTGGATGCCCAACCGCCCCAGCGCGGCCGACGCTCGGTCCAGCGCCTGGATATCCTCTCGACCTGGGAACTGCCGGCGCCCAAATTGCAACTGCAGGCTTTGCTCGCCGCATCGCCCAACGGAGTGGATCTGCGGGCCTTTGCCGCCAACGCCAATCTGACAGCCGCAGAAATGGCCGGCCTCCGCCAGAATCTGGAGCTGAGCTTGGTTGAGGGCACGAAGCCGCTCGCCTTCGCGCCGGACCACTGGGCTGCATTGCGTCAGGCCGTCATCGAGACGCTGCGGAAAGAACACGAGGACGTTCCCGACTCCCTGGGCCTCAATGCCGAGCAACTTCGCCTGCGTGCAGCGCCACGCCTGGATCGGGCGGCTTTCGCCCAGGTGTTGGCCGAATTGCTGGAAGATGGGGAGTGCGCGCGGGACGGTTCCTGGTGGCATCTGCCAGGGCACCGGATCACGCTGTCGGAAAGCGATGAGGCGCTGTGGCAACGCATCGCTCCCTTGCTGCTGGAGCAGCCTTTCCAGCCACCGCGGGTGCGCGACATCGCCCGTGCGGAAGCCCTGGAAGAAGCGGCGGTGCGCAAGCTGCTGATCCAGGTCGCGTGCATGGGCCAAGTGTATAAGGTCGCCCACGATCACTATTTCGACCGTACGGCCGTCGCCCAACTCGCGGACATCGTTCGTGACCTCGCCCGGCAAGCGCCCGACGGCGCGGTGGCGGCCGCCGAATTTCGCGACCGCATAGCCACCGGCCGCAAGCTGGCCATCCATATTCTGGAGTATTTCGACCGCATCGGCCTGACCCGCCGGCTGGGCGATGCCCATCGCTTGCGAAATCACGGTCTACAATTGTGA
- a CDS encoding alkene reductase, producing MTKDLFTPLQLGRLQLPNRILMAPLTRNRAARPGNVPHALNALYYAQRATAGLIITEASPISPTAHGYPATPGIHGAEQVAGWRLVTDAVHEKGGRIYIQLWHVGRISHPSLQPDGALPVAPSAIRPEGQAFTYEGLQDFVTPRALETSEIPALLEDYRNAAKNAFSAGFDGVEIHGANGYLLDQFLRDRSNHRTDAYGGTIENRSRLLREVTAAVSEEIGPDRVGVRISPINPFNDIADSNPQALFEHVAEELSPLGLAYLHVMEGGIGAGESGPTFDFAALRRKFNGNYVANAGYDKVRANAAIADGKADAIAFGVPYIANPDLVERYARNAALNEPDPNTFYGGDEKGYTDYPTL from the coding sequence ATGACGAAGGATTTGTTCACCCCGCTGCAACTCGGCCGCCTGCAACTTCCCAACCGTATCCTCATGGCTCCGCTGACGCGCAATCGCGCCGCCCGGCCCGGCAATGTGCCGCATGCGCTCAACGCCCTTTATTACGCCCAACGCGCGACCGCCGGCCTCATCATCACCGAAGCCTCGCCCATCTCGCCGACCGCTCACGGCTACCCTGCCACGCCCGGCATCCACGGCGCGGAACAGGTCGCCGGCTGGCGCCTGGTCACCGACGCGGTGCACGAGAAAGGCGGCCGCATCTACATCCAGTTATGGCACGTCGGCCGCATTTCTCATCCCTCGCTGCAACCCGATGGCGCATTGCCGGTGGCCCCTTCGGCCATCAGGCCCGAGGGCCAAGCATTCACCTATGAGGGACTCCAGGACTTCGTGACCCCCAGAGCCCTGGAAACGAGCGAAATTCCCGCCCTGCTCGAAGACTACCGAAATGCCGCGAAAAACGCTTTTTCAGCCGGCTTTGACGGTGTGGAAATTCATGGGGCCAACGGCTATTTGCTCGATCAGTTTCTGCGCGACCGCTCCAACCACCGCACCGATGCCTATGGGGGGACTATCGAGAACCGTAGCCGGTTGTTGCGGGAAGTGACCGCGGCGGTCAGCGAAGAGATCGGCCCCGACCGAGTCGGCGTGCGGATTTCGCCCATCAACCCCTTCAACGACATCGCCGACTCGAACCCGCAGGCCTTGTTCGAACACGTCGCGGAAGAACTCAGCCCATTAGGCCTCGCCTACCTGCATGTCATGGAAGGTGGCATCGGTGCCGGGGAATCGGGGCCCACATTCGACTTCGCCGCGCTACGCCGCAAATTTAACGGTAACTACGTGGCCAACGCCGGCTACGACAAGGTGCGCGCCAACGCGGCGATCGCGGACGGCAAGGCCGATGCCATCGCCTTCGGCGTGCCCTACATCGCCAACCCCGATCTGGTCGAACGCTACGCCCGAAACGCCGCTCTCAACGAACCCGATCCCAACACTTTCTATGGCGGGGACGAAAAGGGATATACCGATTATCCGACGTTGTGA